TATCAGGTGGCGGCTGCCGAACTGGAGCCGGAGCAGATAGCCTATCCGCTGCGCGGAGTATTCCGGCGTATGGACAACGTGGATTTCCGCCTTGCCTGCGTTACCGGCGTGGACTGCCATGCCCGCATGGTGCGCACGGACCACGGAGACGTGCCCTACGACTACCTTATCCTTGCCATGGGCAGTAATACCGAGTTCTACGGCGTGCACGGGGCAGAGGAACACTCCTTCCGGCTGAAGTCGCTGGAGCAGGCCATTGCCCTGCGCAACCACATTCTCACCCGCTTTGAACTGGCCGCGCATGAACCGGACCCGGACGCGCAACGGCGCATGCTCACCTTTGCCGTGGTGGGCGGCGGTCCTACGGGCGTGGAGTATGCGGGTGCCTTGGCAGAGCTTATCCGCACGCCCATTGCGAAGGATTTTCCCGATTTCAACACAGGACAGGCGCGCGTGGTGCTGCTGGAGGCGTCTGACGGGCTGCTGGCGGGATACCCAGAGCCGCTGCGGCAGTACACTTTCCGCCGGCTTGCACGCATGGGGGTGGATGTGCGGCTGCGCGCCACCGTGGCGCGGGTGGAACCGCAGGCAGTGATTTTCAAGGATGCCGCCCCGCTGCCCACGGAAACGGTGGTCTGGTCGGCGGGCATACAGGGCAACCGCACCGCCCGGCACATGGGCCTGCCGCTGGGCAGGGGCGGGCGGGTAGACGTGCTGCCAAGCCTGCAACTGGCCGGACACCCGGACGTATATGTGGCCGGTGACCTGAGCATGCCGCAGGAGGGCGGCAAGCCGTTGGCTGCGCCCATGATTGCGCCCAACGCCACGCAGCAGGGAACGCTGGCGGCGCAGAATATTCTGCGGCACATCCGGGGGCAGGAGCAACGGCCCTTCCGGTATGCAGACAAGGGAGCCATGGCCACCATAGGCCGTTCCAGCGCGGTAGTGCGCATAGGCAAACGCACCGCCACGGGGTTTGTGGCATGGGTGCTGTGGCTGTTTGTGCATCTGGCCTACCTTATCGGGTTCCGCAACCGGCTGTTCGTAATGGTGAACTGGGCGTGGGACTATCTGTTTTTCGAGCGGTCCGTACGGCTCATTCTGCCCCGCATTCCGTGGCTGGAAAGGAACGGGTTCGATGCTTCGGGGTTCTGTGTGGGAGATGACAGTTCGGCAGCGTGTGCGGAGCAGGCAGCGTCCCATGCCACACCCCGTTCCGGGTCGCATGCCGCCAGCGGGCAGGCGAATTTCAAGGCTACTTCCAAGGCAGATTCTACAGCCCAATCGCAGGCCAAGCGCTAGACCAAACGCTTGGCCAAATGGCAGGCCCAAGTGTAGGCCCAAGTGTAATTATGATCACATGCCGCTGCGCATGGCGAGCACAAGTCCGCGGTAACCGGAACGAATGTTCCTTAAAATATCTGTAATTTCGTAATAGTATGCAGGTTACGACAATGAAAAAAGAACGGCGGCATCACTGTTACCGTTCTTTTCTCGTTCTATTCCAGCATGTTAATCTGGTTATGCACATCAGGAACATGGGTATGGGAACATTTCCGGGTTTCGGTCCGGTGATCCGTTCATGCAAGCACAAGGCGCAGCA
This region of Desulfovibrio psychrotolerans genomic DNA includes:
- a CDS encoding NAD(P)/FAD-dependent oxidoreductase codes for the protein MSGYHSPERKRVVIAGGGFAGLWAARALSRASEVEVLVLDRNNYHTFLPLLYQVAAAELEPEQIAYPLRGVFRRMDNVDFRLACVTGVDCHARMVRTDHGDVPYDYLILAMGSNTEFYGVHGAEEHSFRLKSLEQAIALRNHILTRFELAAHEPDPDAQRRMLTFAVVGGGPTGVEYAGALAELIRTPIAKDFPDFNTGQARVVLLEASDGLLAGYPEPLRQYTFRRLARMGVDVRLRATVARVEPQAVIFKDAAPLPTETVVWSAGIQGNRTARHMGLPLGRGGRVDVLPSLQLAGHPDVYVAGDLSMPQEGGKPLAAPMIAPNATQQGTLAAQNILRHIRGQEQRPFRYADKGAMATIGRSSAVVRIGKRTATGFVAWVLWLFVHLAYLIGFRNRLFVMVNWAWDYLFFERSVRLILPRIPWLERNGFDASGFCVGDDSSAACAEQAASHATPRSGSHAASGQANFKATSKADSTAQSQAKR